Within Aphelocoma coerulescens isolate FSJ_1873_10779 chromosome 18, UR_Acoe_1.0, whole genome shotgun sequence, the genomic segment GAAAGAGTATAGATGCATgaagaagcagcaggaaaaaaaaaactttccaaCTGTAGAGCAGAAAGTAGTATTTATCTGAAATCCAGAAAGAACCAAGAAGCTGCAGAGACACTAGAGGGAAGCACTGTTACACACATCAGCTGTTGGTTGCACAGTGGAGATTGCTCTGGATTTAATTTGGATTCTGCATTAAtaatcagaaacagaaaatgcagcacGACTCATCCTCCAACAACACACAGAGTGTGAAACAGATGCAGCTCGTCAAAATCAGTTGGCCCTTTACACATCTCATAGTTCAGAGGGAGATCCAAAGAAAAACTCTTCTGCAACACAAAATGAACCATACACGTTTTTATACTCATCCACTCTGAAGTGCAGTGGATCTGCACTCAGGAAGACCTGTTACATAAAAACCATAGCATTACTGGAATACAGTAGTTTTCTGTCCAAATTAATCACTCTTTCCATCACCATGTCTTTACTGAGGAATCTGTTGAATTATACCCAGTTCAAGGTTCCTGGCCTCACCAGTATTCATCATTTGTAACAAAAATGTAAGCCCACATCTGACTTCAGTGGATTTACACGAAAGTTGAATAGAATTCCTTTTCTgattattaaaaggaaaaacctCCTAAAGGAAGAAGTGAGGACACAGTTCTTTCAAGGCAGCTGCTGTAAAATCCACTAACACTACAGTAGACATAAGATTTAAGGGCACATGAAAACTTAATGTTGTCATTATTAGGCCCAAAGTTTATGCCTGACACTTAGAAGAATTAGTGGTATTTTCAGTGCAGCACTCAGaagaagattaaaaagaaaagattacTAAATTCTATAAATTTGCTAAATTTAATAAAGAACAATTGCACTTGATGCATAATGATTCCTAGAACACTTTTTAGCTGTGAAAGAGATCAACTACTTAAGATGGAGGGGTATCTCCTATTAAATCAGAACACTCTCCAGGAGCATACTTGTGATTTTTTGCGGAACAACTCTGGAATTCTGAGTTGAAAACTGATTTCAGTTTTGCCAGCATCCAGTCATGCTACCAGTGCCATAAAAGACAAACACCCAGGATGTCAACAGGAGTACTGCTGTGCTTTCATGTGTgaaataaagaaacattttctgctgTAAGACAAGCAGAACAGTGTGTTTCAATCCAGCTGAGAACAGTAAGCAACTCTCCTAAGCATGCAATGAGGCAGAAGGCTGCTCCATGGCCAATTCTTGCAGTAAAGCTGTCAAAATTGTTTAGAAAGGAGGACAAGCATTCTTTCCTGGAAGCACAGACACTTAACAGAGATAAGGATGAGCACCAGCACCAAAGGATTTGTAGCAGCTGTTGACAAATTCACTGGACTCTaccaaaaattccaaaattatttttgcgTGCCCCCATCTGATTTCCTGTCCACGCTGTTAACTTGCTTTACCCCACTCTATGGTTTCCTAACTACTTTCCTGAACCATTTCTGAAGTGTTTAAGAGGcagaaaatacataattttctctttttgcaatcatatttcttttctgaatttaAGGATAAAATATGTCTCCATGGGGAGGATCAACACTAGGCATAGGGACCATCTCCCCATTAAGTGCACTTATTCAGGTAGGATTCCAAATGTGAGGAGAGAAGCCCTGCACTTACCTTTCATGTCCCAGAAGGACATTATTCAGATCTTCATTTACTTGTATTAGCTCAACAATCACATCTTCATTCTCTACTGTCACTAACAATTCCATGATCCTCTCCTGCATCATCCGACAGGTCTTGTACAATTTCTGCCCAAaccaagggaagaaaaaaaaattaaaaatcataaCTGTGGTCTCTCAATTTGTCAGTTCTGGAGATGAATGGTAAGACACTCAAGCACTGCAGTCACAGGTAACATTCCTTAATTTACACAAACCACATGGGTACCAACCATTGCAAATGGAACAATGTCCACATCTTTGATCTCTCCAATGCAGGGTTACAACTCCCACCACCACATCACTCCTACCTAACCCCTACCTCTTGATCCACTGTCATTTCTAAAGATAGATCTATCTCTAAAGCCTAAATTACAAATTGCAAAATAACAAAGACACATCTGGGTGATGTAGAGCCAATGTGATTTGATCCTGCTTGAAGCTGATTAAACTCAGCAGGATACTTGGATGCAATCTTGTTCAACATCTGCTTGAAGAAAATATTAGTCTGAAGGTCAGAAGTGCTCTGTGACAAGTCTCCAGCTCTAACTATTCCTTTAAGTGGGAAGTCTGGATAAACTTAATCTATGGACTTTTGAGAAAGTAACACAAACCTTACAGAATTAACAGATAGGAGAATTATGAGAGATTATTAAGCAAAATTTTACATTATTGCCTGGTGAAGTGGAAGACAGTCTGTTTATATTACTCCCCCTACAGATTTTGCATGTTCAAAGAAACAAATTCTTTAGCAACAGGAACTTTAATTCAGCCAACATTTTTTCTCACTCACACTGCATTTGCAAATGCAGGCTGGCTCtgtttaagaaacaaaaaaaacaaaggagggggaaaattaCTCTATTTGCAAACTACTATTCAGAAATTGCTTTGATGTTCAAAGTGATCTGATTTGTCCTCAAAAAATACATACTTCATGTAAATCAATTATttatggaaaaagaaatcttcaCCCCTTTGCTAAATCTGTGTCAGGATTGTAGAGTGCTGTACTTTTCAGTACTGTATCTTCACGGCCCAGGATAAAACACAAAAATGTATTCAGCTTAATGTCtgtaattacatttaaaacctCCCTGACTCCACACGTTACTACCTGatccacatttaaaaaaatgtgtatttcttaTGACTCCATACCACAGGCAGACTAGCTCCTTTGCAAGTGTCAATActcaacagagaaggaaattgaGACACTCATTTCAGGCAGGGATTTGCCTGAAAACTGGAGTTTTACAATGATGGAGTAGCAGCTGGGATAACAATCATCAGTGATTCCAATACATTTGTGTTAATTCTTACCAGCTGCTGACCTGGACCCAAATTCCTGTACATCCATCCACTATCTTGTCACTATGTCTATTCACCATCCAGTACAAAAGTTTGTTACGCTTCTTGGCTGATCCTGAGCTATTCTTTAACTACAGTTATTGGCCAGCATATTATTTCCAGTGAAATCTGATATCTTAAGCCTTGTCCAGCACAGGGTGTGGAAAGGGAGGAGCCTGGCCACTAATGAAGATAGAGAACTGAAAACACATTGCACTGACCAAGTTCACCTTGTTACAGTTTTTATGGAGGGACTGAAATCAATGTCTCCAACTCACTCAAAGTCTAAACAAGCAGCTCTTTTAATAAAGGATTTTGTTCTGTGACAACAGAAGTCCGATCCAAACAATCCAGGTAGTGCCCCAAACAAAAAGAGAACGTTAAACACTGCTTAGGGAAAAGGCTGGCCATGACTGATGTTTTGCATCACTTGGTGCACAggggaaaaagaacagaaagaacaaCAGTGAAAGGAATGAGTTTTCATTCACTCTCCCACATATGGGAACTCCACACCCTGTCCTCAACCTTTTGCCAACAATTTTATTACTGGGAGTGTCAATAAGAATCCACTGGTTTACTGTGGGCAGCTGAATCTGTGCCACATACAGAAGTGCCACAGCAGGAGACAGGAAATGAAAGATGAACTTTTTGTGTTTCCCAGCCTTGTCATGGACTGGACTGAGATGGTCAAGCATATTAAACCAGTGTATTCTCAACAGCACCCAGTAAGGGTTTGTTGCACAGGAGAATTTCTATGTTGGGCAGAAGAAGTGCACTCAAGGCTTGCAAAAATTAGATCAGTTCTTCAAAACACTTAATGCTGCAAAACTGCCAAAAATGCTTCCTCATTGTAGCATTTTGGAGGTAAGGCTAGAAACCTTAGGATGTGGTAAAAGTTTTTTAAGTTCTCGCAGACAATATGAAACCAAAAAGGTTTCATTAACACAGGTCACTATTGCAATGCTAAAGTAATACTGTACTTTTAATTtctaaacagaaaaatacagcaTAAGCACATAATATCACAGAAGGAGCATGTACAGGTTCACTGTCACATCACTTGACTATTGCAATACACTTCCTTCAGGCTACACTTTAAGAGTACGTGGATTCTTCTGTAGCAAGCTCCCAACCTTTGAGGTTACACACATAAAGCCAATGCTTCATATTCTTTGCTGGCCCTCAGTCTGCCTCTAAGGGACTGGTGATAATAAAGAGAGCTCTGCAAACTCCAGGACGGATATGAGAGCATGACTGTGTCATCATCTATTCTCCCACAAGGCAACTGCATTCAGCTGGAATGTTCTCGGGGCTGTCTGACAGAACATGCTCAACAGAGAACGCTCCATTATAAAATTCCTTTGCCCTTGGAATTCCCTAGAGCTTATATTTGCATTTCAAGCTGTATTGTCCTTTCCTGACTATTGAGATGTCAAGGGAAGGTGAAGGAGATGAAAGCAAGCTGAGCAAAATGAGAGATAGAAACCTGCTGTTGGGTTCCATTTGTCAATCTAAATTGAGATGTTAAAAGACAAGACATAACACTTTAGAAATCAACTATAACCAAACCAATAGCCCCTATCAATGAATTATCAGGTACCTGTAAAAGATTCATATCATCCAGATTTTCAGAGCCAGGAACATTTTCTTTCAATATTGATGACATGACTCTCACATTCATTTTTGCCATATCCAGTTCACTGTACAGTTTCCCAATCTGTTGGAATTCAACAGGAAAATGTTGTGTAGGTGAACAGAGCGAGCAGAATAACTCTTACCTCTAATGCACACTTTCTTCCCCATTAGGTATAACATGGACTTAGCTAGCATTATTTTACTCTGGTAACACACCATGAAAATGAATGGAATTAATTCAGCTTTTAAATGTGCAATCAAACTAAGATCCAAGCCTGATAGCACTAGTTTTCGTTACAGTTAATCCCTCTCACTGATGTTACTGTTCCTCCTTTTACTTACATAGGCAAGCAGGAATGGAAGAGAACTGtcctttccttcctgctttttctaaCAACCTCTTCACACAAGCCTTGTGTGAAAGTAAATTTGGCTGTCTCGCTTATCTCTGAACAAGCTTTTATCAATTTGCATAACAGAATTGTAAGATATGATTGGATATTCACACACTTGAGTAGTAATTCCACAAACCTAAGACCAGGAACCCAGAACTACACCCCGTGAACTGAGGGTCCCTCCAGTGGCAGCCAGGCTGCTCAAGTCACACATTCACAGCACGTTTCAGGTGGACCCACCCTCCCCTAAACCTGTAGTGTTGCACCTGCTCTGGAGTCAACAACAATGTTGGGCCTGTGGgaagaggcaggaaggaacgTTTGGCAGGACCGGCAGAGGATGGGGATGACTTCGCACAAGGCCAGGGTGAAATCtgtgaaaacacaaaaaaaccagagCTTGGGTTGAACAAAATTGCAGCAGGCATCCTGCTGAGAGAGGACCATCTCTCAGACTACACAACTGGGCAAGAGCTTCCTCATAATCAGTGCTCCCATGGAATTTGTTGAGCAAGGCctatttacaaaaataaatctaaTGGCTATTTTGTAATGAAATGAAGCTTGGAAATCAAATCTCTTTAGAAAGCATTTGCAAGTAAATTCCATCACAGGACAAAGTGGGAACGGCTCAAGAACAGGCTAGCAAGGAATTATGAAGTCATCTAAGAGCAAAGAGTCCTTCCCAAAGTGCTAATGCAATTTTGCAATGAAGGACAGTTTGGAATGGGATGACACTTGGAAGCAGTAGAAGGGTTTGGGGGCTGAGTGTGGATCTCTGCAGAGGGTGAACTACAAAAGCCTCCTGGGCTGAAAAGCAGGAACAGTCTGAGAAAGCTTCACCTGCATTGCATCTGAACTGACTGCTAAAAACATGCAAATGCAAAGCCCAGCCTGCACTACACACTACAAACCCTTCACTTCCTGTAGACTGAGGTAAAAACTGTGTTCAGGTCTGCTAAGACAAACAGACTGTTTACCACTGATTTTAACTGACAAGTACCTGAGGTAGACAAAATAATCTCTAATGTACTAGGTGAGGGAAAAAATTAGTATTTATTGAGAACACTCTTCACATGGCTTGTTCGAACAACCTTTAAATACATAAGCTTTTGTGTACTCCACTATTCAATCAGCAGATCAAACTCAGGATAAATCTGAATTATTCCTGTCTGCACTGATTATAGACATCTAATTCTGTAATTGCAAGATTCCACCCAGTGGTGGAAGGCTTTCACAGTGCCCAAAGATCTCGTGAAaattcttctaaaaaaaaaaaagcaatctaGAAAGAATGGCATTAAACCATGTACTGTATTTTCAGCTGAAGTTCAATGCTCAAACTATACTTATATTTCATGTCCTAAATGCCACACAATACTACCTATGACATAGGCTTAAATAACACTTACTGTGCATGGATTGTGCAAAGCTGAAGAGATATGCAGACAATAATCTTTTCTTATAGATTTCTACATCTCTCAATTTAATCTTAAAGATAGATGATGCTCATATTCTGAACAGTACGTGTTTTTGTGAAAACATTACTCATTTTTCTTGAGGCTTTCAGAAGCTGACAAGTTTGGAGCACTAAGCACTCATTTATTTTGAAGTAAACAGCATGCACAGATCTTTGAAAGTCTCAAGACAGAGATGCTTCATTTCTGAGAACATATCCATGAATCTGtacttgaaaatgaaataaactaCTATATAGGTCAGGTTTCTTTGTTGTTATCTTCACTGTTATAATTGAAACTGATTCCTGCTCACGTGCTTAAGTAGTTTGGTCACACTCTGCCCTGGAGCATTTAAGTAAAAAGCCCAAATCAAACACACCTTCTGTGTCCCATAAAATTAACACATACTGTTTCTGAAGTGTCCTTGTATATCCTCACCTTAGATCCACCTCTGCTGGTATCAGAGGATGGAAACTCCACTCCTTTCTTCAGCAATTCTAGGTAAACTTCTTTTACTTCGCTCACATCcaccatcccttggaaacctcGTGCCCAAACCTGGTTTCGAAATATCAGGGACAGTAACAGTCACAGAAATGGTCAGTCAGTGGGTCAGacaaatgcttttaaaacatGTCCTAAAGACAggtcattcccttcttccactCTGGAAAACTCCATTCAGTGCAGCAGGAACCACAACAGCTCCAAAGTTAAGGCCTGCTTTAGGAAGAGGTTCCCAGGATTTAAACAGGCTGCAAAATTAAACATTTACAACACAGCAGAGACACTTTGAACACTCACAGTTTACTCCTGACTCACCATGATAAAGGTCAGGATTTTCTCCTGCATGTCAATGGGCAGGTTGTATCTTGGGTTCAGCAGTTTCACCAGCTTGTCTTTGCAGAAATCCTTCTTCACAACTAAAGACTGGAATCTTGGGCCACAGTTCTCCATACACATCTCAAGCAGCTGCACATACAAAAAACCTTCGGTTACACAAAgaataggggggaaaaaaaccccacaacttgactgcttttgtttctttctgtttaatttGTTTCAAGGAATTATGGGGAAGAGTAGGAATGAACAGATTACTGCTCACTAGAATGCCTGATGAGGTTACTTCAGGGgaacagcagctccctgtgtgCTCTGTGATACCTGCACAGTTCAAAGGAGCTGCGCCAGCCAGAGTGACACTGTTTTTAACAGAGAAGCATGGTCACACTTGTTTCTATGTCACAGCAGTTACTGAACACACAGTACCTTAACAGCAGGAAATCTGCCCATATCTTAAAAAAGTTACTTGTACAGATTTAGCAATAGAATTAATTCACTGCCTAGCACATAGGTACCCTGGTCTGACAGATTCTGAAGAGCTCtgcaagagaagaaaatcaAGATTACCAAATGCCTGTCCTCTAATCTGCCCTGTAAGTGAGAGACTAATGATAAAATAGGAAAGAACAAATTCACCAACTTGGAGCACAATTTTTCCATGCATTTCAAAGGTCACATTGATTTGAAACAGATGAGCTGAAATGTTCCAGTTGTCAGATTCATCTTAATGAAGGAAGTCTACTTCCAAAACCCTGCTTGAAATGCTTAGAGCAGGATCCCTGTAAGCACTGCCCTGTCAAACACAGCAGGATGTGGTAAGGACATAACACTTCTCCCTGGTACATCTGGAGGTGGCTGATTataattcccattttccagaAGAGATGTCAAAAACTGCCATTACATCCCAGTCACCTGGGACTTGACAGGAAACTGGGGTCAATCAGATCAGCTGCAGAATCAGGAACAGAACTCAACTCGCCTGGCCCAAATCTGAAGATGGATAATGACCCACAGAGGGAAAAATGGTCACTCTTGTGCTTCTTTCTCCTCAGCTATAGCTtcattttccctcccaatgTAAGAGGGAAGATAAAAAGGTGGAAGTAAAGGGCTGACATTAACAAAAGGCTGCAAAATTTCATGTGTTTTGAGACAAAAGTTCCCCATAATCATGTAACAGACAGGACATATTCTCAAAAGGATACACATATTTAAAGGGATGATACTGTGATCTTGATAAAAGTAGGTTAAATATACTTTCTATTCAGAGAAGACTACATTTGactaaatgaaataattttagtaACTCATTTTCTAACGTCAAGACTCAGGGATTTTTCTCTCGGTGTGATCAGGAACTTACAGGATAACAGGTTTAAGACCAGAAGAAAATATATTGCCAAAAtgaaaacagggtagaacaaagACACTGGCAGACTGCTGTGCAAAAAGCTAACTGAAAGATAATTACAAAAATATCTTGGCTCGAAACATTGCTTTTCATGGAGAGTACATGAAACATATGCAAATAAGCAAAGTCATTTGCCTGTGCAGTACTTCAAAGATGGTCtgtgtaaaatattttcaacccTGTGCATGGGAAATTGGTTATGCCACTCCCTATTATTAATTCTCTACTTAAGGGACTGAGTATTTACCCGCTAAATGAAAGTACTGGACGAATGGTGTGGATCTTCCACTCGATTATGACACCCCAGCCCACTTACTCAGGGTAAAACTAAGCTGgtataagaaaaaggagaatttgACTCCATTAGTTTTAACCACACTATTCATGAACAAGTCACTTCCATGCTAATAACACCTTTCCTTAGAATTTCAGTATGGATATTTGTCATGCAAATAGGACTCCAGTGCAAACAGGACTTCATAGTCCCAAGCACTTCCACTGAAGGAACAGATCCAAGCTGGCCAAGCCAACCACTGCTCCACACAGCACAATGGGAACTCAATAGAGACATGTTTTGATAACAAAACTGGCAAATTAACTTCAATCAAACCATTAAACTTCCTGTCAATAGCACACAGGATGTGAGAAGTGTTGGAAtggacagagctgctgtgttCCAGGATAACTGATCCCAGCTATCTGCACTGAGCAAAAAGGGGGGCAAACGGTGTAATCCAAGGCCTCTGGTTTACAGGACTGAAACACAGAACTAAAATGATAAAAGGTATCTACAGAGAAGTGAAGCCAAACTGAGGCAGAAACAGAAAAGTGAGAAGTTGGTGAGTATTGCAGAAAGTCAACGATGTTCCTTATCAACAGAGACCTCACCGAGATTTCAGGACTCACTGCTCATCTAAAGCAGCCAGGTTTGGTCCATAAAGCTGAGCAATGGATGCAGCTTGTGATGGACACTTCTTAGACCCAAGGTGGCTTCAAGAAAACCCAGATGAATGGTTTGTTTCTTCGCACTTCTGACTCAAGGGGAACAAGCCATTAATCCCTCTCCAGGATTACACTCCACTGAACACATCCTAATGCCTGCCCAGCCGATGTTTGGAACTGCAAGATGCTGTTTCCAAGGCCAGCATTTCAACCAAACCGGTATGAGCAGCTCTTTCAGCTGCCACTCATCAATTACAGTGCAGGGGCTGGGTACACTTGATCAAGGTTCAGCATTTCAAAACCACTGGATTTTCAGAAGTCTTGAGTTTTTCCGATTTCACATTTCAAACACTGAGATTTGGATTTCTTTTGCTCCCACTCAAtgtcctcttctttttctctttgtcaGCATATACCATAAAGTATAATAAAATTGAGTAGTACTCTTTCAGTTGAGGAGCTGGAGGACTCTctcatgtttttgttttttagatCCTCTGTTTTGtgaaatgttaatttaaaaaattaaatctgaagGTCACATGTGCCATGctaaatttttttctgcatcagaAAAATTACGTGCGATTAAAAGGAAAAGTAGAAATATTCTTAGGAAAAAATACCCTTCAAAATTTAATTCTAAGCAATTATAGAATGGCttatgttggaagggaccttaaagatcaactAGGTCCAATTCCCCTGCCattcactagatcaggttgctaagagccccatccaacctggactcgaacacttccagggatggggcatccacaatttctctgggaaaatgacttcctttaaaatattttccaacaaTGTAATACAGAGGCGAAACAGTAATTTAATCTTAAACTTCTGCCCCCTGCTTTGAATGACGGAGTGAGAGGGATACATTCAAGAAACAATTTCCCCATGTGCTGTTCAGCTCCTAAGACCTTAGAGGTATCAGAACTGGGGCACTGCAGCAAATGCTTTACAAAACCAAGGGAGACCTATGGAGGTAACGGAACAGCTGTCTCACTGTTCATTACATAAACAGAATTTATGCATCTAAAGTCTACTGGTAATAAAAAGTCaagtaacacacacacacagtctgtTGGATTCCTGCCTGAAAGCTCTAATCCTCTTCACTCTGATTGTGCAACCTCCAGCACCAGCCCTGATCTCTCCGTGTTATCAAAGGCTGGGTATGAGGCAACTCCATGGCCTAACACACAAACACCTCCATCCATGTGACTTCACAGGAACTTCAGCAGCTCAGAGCACCTGAAGCCAAGCCACAGCCAGCACATTATACAGCTGGCACTCAGCCTTCTTCCTCCAAGTAAATAAAGAAGCATCCAAGAGCAAGGAGGAGGAACACACTGTTGAGATTTAACCCATCTCAGTAACAGAATCAGGCCTAACGTGCAGTCGAGCGGCTTCCATGAAGACTTTCACACTCCACTCTGTGTGTATCCTCTGGGAATGAGCTCCTTAAGCAGCTTCATTAGAAATATTACATTCTAGGATGTCAAGGTTGAGTAGATAAAAGTGGATCAAAGTGCACTTCAAAAGAAATGTGATTTGTAGATCCTTTTTAGTTGTTTCTAATGTAGGCAGGAGAGACAATCTGATGTAGAGTCTCAAAAGCTAGAGGACCACATTTACCGTAAGAAATACAGGCACTAACAGTTCATCCAAAAAGAACCCTTATTTTTGCAAAACTCTGGGAGGAAAACAATTTTAAGAGATGAGAGTTgcacagggagggaagggcTTGTGTATAAGGaattgaaaattttttttttttccatttgcaatGAATTGCTGTTGTCAACCAAGCAtttcaaaatggaaaacagGAACAATTTCATTAAGGCAATTAAGAAGATAAAAACAAGATACAGCACATAGGAAGAGTGATGTGGGAAAGGTAAAAGCCACACATGGCCAGCAATGAGGTCATCAAAGGAAAGATTTTACACATGCTAAAATTATGGCAGTActggtaaaaaaagaaagaaaaatgaaagaaaccaGAGGCAGAGGGGGAGGCAAAGCATAGAAGATCTTATGTAAGATCTAAAcccagaaagagagagagagttaGAGGAAAGTCTGGAacttatttaaatttaaaaaaggaaacaagattAAGGAATATAGAGAGAAGAACTCtgcagacagaaaacagcagctggGCCAAGAGGATGTGACTGCCTGGCAGGCAAGTTACAGGTGTGCATGGGAGTGGGTGAAGACAGAGAAAGGGGCTGGAACAGGACAGGAATTGCATTCCCAGCTGAACCTGCTGCATGCTCCATCTGCAATACAAGCTTCCAGGTCAGTGTGATACAGTTCTTCCTTGGATACACCCAGAACAAGATCCTTCTCCCACTTTTACATACTCAAAAGCTAAGCTGTAATGTCACCTTGGGTATATCTGCACTGTAAATGCCCAGGAAACAGCTCCTAAACCTAAACCCTGGATTAGCAGCACAGACTGTGTCAGATAAACAGAACAGGACCTTGCTGCAGAAGGGCTGCATGAGACAGACCTGATAAGGGATTGCAGGTACAGTGGAAACCCAGTGTTTCCATTATGCAAACACACTGAACACACAAAAATGTGACTCATGAGACAGTGGAGGAG encodes:
- the TOM1L1 gene encoding TOM1-like protein 1 isoform X2, producing the protein MCMENCGPRFQSLVVKKDFCKDKLVKLLNPRYNLPIDMQEKILTFIMVWARGFQGMVDVSEVKEVYLELLKKGVEFPSSDTSRGGSKISPWPCAKSSPSSAGPAKRSFLPLPTGPTLLLTPEQIGKLYSELDMAKMNVRVMSSILKENVPGSENLDDMNLLQKLYKTCRMMQERIMELLVTVENEDVIVELIQVNEDLNNVLLGHERFSRNRVRFLENQRIQREREELYRKQPSAPSSDLLGLSIDSPSSVSAVVQSDLAVSPSGPNGLSAHPEDKSRPHPSIYPQLDSAIPKKAHQSQFAAEAQNNNVSSPPGHTYSNLATLLSPVPLNPINLQAGQTVPSNGPSPAAPSKNKSQSPHYYEIMEFDPLAPTEAIYEEIDDVLKTDV